GATCCCAAAGGCTGTTAACAACTGATTGAAGTGTGTTCCTGCAGTGCCCTCTATTGTCAAGAGAAGAGACCAACAAGCAGGTGAATACAGACCGAAAGctgctctgtttctctctggaAATGAATACTTGTGTAGGGTTGGTccaaataaagacataaaagtgCACTTGATGAATAAAACTACATTTAGGAAGGTTTTACCTCTTGAAGcttgaattaatttttaattaaggTGAAAGTTGTGAGGCAGCTTTAACTTTTTGGTCCATTTTATGGGACTGTTTCTCTTAAAAATCATAAACCATTGAGATACTTCATAAATAAACCCTTATAAGAGAAGGTAAGCATCTTTGGGGGATGAAAAAAACCTTAattgatgaatgaattaatgaattaatgtaTATAAGAGGGTTTTAATTGTTTCTCTTCACATACAGTTAAACCTAAGCTTGCATCTTAATTGCATAAATTCAGGTCCTTCAGGGTACAAAGTGAGGTGCAGTTACCTGTAATGTTATTTTGTATATTTCAAGGGGAATTAGTTTGTTTAGTTGTCATTCTACAAAACATGGTTGCACAATGAAATGTgagaaaaatcaaaacaaacaaaaggtttTACTTACTTTAATTCATTTACATTAAAGTTAGAGTTGCAAGGTTGTATCAGTTTTAACTGAAAGTGTGAAGATGATCCATTAGAAGGCCTTAATAAGGCTGCTTTACTGTATGATGCAATTTGCAGGTGAGAGTCACATGATTAGCAGCCATTAACAGCCTTCAGACTAACACACTACAGGTAATTTAAAGCCATTACAAGAGAGAAATGCCCATTGAGTGTCTGTCTTGCTGAGCTAGCTAGCTTGATTACCTGGGCTCACGTGGACTTAGGTCTACATGCTCTGTGTTCCCTCATCATTGGTCGATGTTGGAAATTTGGAAATTCTCAAGCCATAATCAGAAATTTACAGGTTTAAATCGATACAAAACCTCGATGAATGGCTTTTTTAGTAGCTATGGTTGcaatttttagtttttgttgtttgaagCAGACAAATGAAATTGCATACACATTCATCACATACACTTGTGTGACATACCTCAGAATTTGAACCCAAGTCTCAGTGTTGCCACTTGGTGTCCTTAACTGCTGGACGATCTCCAGCGCCAATTAATGCAAAGAACTAGAGAGAGAAGGAAGATCATAGTGGAGCTGCAGAAAAGTCACTGTCATTGatctgcagaaaaacaaagattttacTGACTGAAGCCTGTTCACATTGACAAAGTctaatttttgtttgtgtaagaCTCAGTTCATTTCATAGAGTCCTGAAAGCTCAGCCGGTAAAGATGGAACTGAGCTGTCTGAAAGTTATGGGTTTAAGTCCTTCCAGGATTCTTCTCTGTTGACCATTTCATAAAGGTGTCTCTTATTATGAAAAGCCTGTCTTGAATTAGTCTACAAATAAGTCTGTTTCATGAAGGCACTCAGATCTCACCAGAGCCTAAATTCATCAGAACATCTCAGAGGAGGAAATCAGTCAGAATGAGACAAAAGCTCTCACAGATGTTTTCGGAAGGCTTCAACACAATAAACGTATTTAAAGGTGTTTTGGACAAAAGGAGAATCATAATagtttatttatcaaaaaacacaacttttggGTGGAGCCCAGCATTTGATTAAAGAATTAGTCTAGAGTCCCTTTGAGTGATTACCCCCCCTTGAAAAATATAACACAATGCTCCATTAAAATACCTTTAATAATAAAGGCCGGATTGTCTCAAACTAAAAGTCagaaaaattactttttttttttttttaaaaagtaagtCCTTCAACAGAGGACATAACCAATTGCTAATGGCCTTTTGCATTCCATAGTATTGATATTGTAAAAAGTCATTTTATAGTAGAGATTGAGGAGTACCTGCCACAGTTATGCATTCTCTTTGTGTACATTCCTTTTTTATGAGTCCACCAACAATATTAGTTTCTCTACTTAACGtagaaaatgctgttttaaaaagaaataaaataaagtcgaggaaattaaaaaatgttttcttattcTTTTTTGCTCTATAACACAGATTCTTATTCGTCtttatatttaaattatttatttatttttcatttttttcttcttcttattttacCCGCCTCCTTCAGCTTGCAGAAAATACCACTTCCGGTTTACCCGGAAGAAAGCATAATTTCCAAAGATGGCGGAGCAAGGTCCGATGGCCATAGCGATGCGGCTACGAAATCAGCTACAGTCCGTCTACAAACTGGACCCGCTGAGGAACGAGGTGAGTGGGCATGTTGTTGGAGCTCCTGCTCGCTGGGGCAGAAACATACGGGGAGTCAAACTTTACCGGAGCCGAGTTACACACGCGCATTAGCGGGAGATCGTTGTCGTCTCCGCGGcgtgatggagagagagagagggagagccaaGCTGGAGCGCTGTGAAGGAAAGCGTGTGTGAGCATGCGTGGATGGTGGGAGTCCACCCGTGTTGTTCTGCCACAACAGTGGAGCAACGTGCCGAAATAATATCAAGTAACTGTTATTCTACTCATTTTACGTCACATATTCAGCTGTGTTCGTCAGCTCCACTTAACTTGTAGTTCAGACGCTGTGTGAGTGAACCGGGACGGTAACGGCCGCTGCTTCTTCTGGCTCCGCGTATTGAACAGTGAAGTAACGGCGGTTTGTTTCGACCTGCCGTTGGATTGTGTCTACCGGGAACACCACACGTTGTTAAACGAGTTATACGTGTTTGTTAAGCGTCACTGGATTTGCTGTTAGTGTGGTACGTTAGTCCCATCAGCCCGAGCACCAAATTAAAACCCACTTTTTTGTTGGTTCCGCTCAAATGTAGCTTTGTTTCAGTATGATAAATCACTGTTGATAGGAACATGTCTCATTTCTTAACGTTTACTTCCTTCCTTACACacggaggtcaaaggtcagggtcagctAGCTTATCCAGATGCACACTGGAGAAGTTTTCCTTTCTCCTTTCTCCAAGAAAGCCCTTTCTGAGAGAAATCTATTCAGTTTAACTCAAACCAAGACTTTTCCCCAAACCTTAACCAAGACATCTGAAGAAAGATTTCTCCCAACTGCTGCACAGGATCAGAGTTTGTCAGATACAGGACTGCAACATAAAGTCAGGTCATTTACCCTGCTATATGCAGATTCTGATGGAGATCAGTAATGTTGTGTATTTGGGGGAGTGATGATTGCAAGCAAAAATGTCCTACAGAATCTTCTGTGCAGTTTGCTCATCAAAGCCATCACAACATGACGTTAAATTCAAACTCACAGTGCATAATCAGTCATAAGTCTTTACACCATAACATATAGCCTAGGTGTTGTATATCCAGTctgctttaaaggtccagtgtgtaagatttagggggatatattggcaaatATAATACACTAAGTATGTTTCGTCTAGTGTAAAATCACCATAGAAAAACTGAATTGCAGTGTTTTCACTCCCAAAGAATGAGCTATTAATGTTTACAAAGGGAGTGGGTCTGTGtctttactggttttaatcgcctggtctgtttgttttggagaggaagagacctctttggataattcagctcccagtaaaaacgtCCTGAACATGTGgatcagaaacaaaaaaagcactCACAAAGTTATCACAAAAAataagtgagcacacatttgcaggtgcTGGGCAAGCACACCATCTGTGACAtgcataggagaaacactgaatctactttattcagtgttttttactaGTTTTCATTACCTGGTCCATTTATttcggagaggaggagacctaaCCCTAATCtgactcctggtaaaaacctgccaaacaataaaaactgcgggaattctaaccaggagaagttccagctggttgcagtctgcaatcctcactgttagatgccactaaatgccCCTAAATCTCCCACAGTGGACCTTCAAAAGTGTCCTCAAAGTTTTAGCAGCAAATAGTATGCAGATATTTGTAGAGTCACTGTTTATGATTCAATTTCTGTTAAGCTATCTTGATCATTTAGAGCAAAAATGAAAGATGCTGTATGGTGTATAGTATCGATTGCTTTCAGGTGACATGTCTTTGGCTTTAAACCCTGGCAGTGCAGAGGAGCTGTATTTATTAAACGTTGTTTGTGGTATAAATCAATGTTTTAACCAAACTTTTGAACTTTTTAAAGATGTAAAAGACCTTTTTCTGTGTCAGGAGGAGGTCAAGTTGAAGATCAAGGACCTGAATGAACACATCGTCTGCTACCTGTGTGCGGGATACTTCATCGATGCCACAACTATTACAGAGTGTTTGCACACCTGTGAGTTTAAACAGAGATGGACAAAACACTAATTTGTTCACAACATTAACTTATTTAGATGTTTAGCTGGATGAACGAATCAACGTGAGAATTAAAtatctctctttcctctctgctctccagTCTGTAAAAGTTGTATTGTGAAATACCTGCAAACGAGCAAGTATTGTCCCATGTGCAACATCAAAATCCATGAAACGCAGCCTCTACTCAACCTCAAACTGGATCGAGTGATGCAAGACATCGTCTACAAACTGGTGCCTGGACTACAAGAAAGTACGTAAAACACTGCTCTCTGCATCTGTGCTACAAACTGTTGAATAAGTTCCTATGAGAATTTGATGTTTGTGAAGTCgaaagagaaaatgttttacTAAAATGAAATGTTGCTTTACAGCTAGTTGACTATAGACAGTATTTAATATTGTAAATACCACCTGTTTTTAGCGTATTTGAAAATCAGTATTGTCGCAACGTCTGCCATGTTTGTCTAATGTCCACACTCAGGTGAAGACAAAAGAATAAAGGAATTTTATCAGTCGCGTGGGTTAGAGAGAGTCATCCAACCAGCTGGAGATGGTAAGTCTTCAATTTTTTAATGTCTCAGTCTGCGTTGAGTTTGTTTGTGATTAAATCAAATTGGAGACCAGATTGGGATCACATGATGGTTATGATGTGTCATGCCAGAACATTAAAGCTAGGTCTGCCATTTGTGATTTTATCCTACTTGTGTGGGTACTCTTTCCCACTGCCTTGGCTTCCTCTGGTGTTGGATAATGCTCCTCTTACCACTCTGATATGTTTCCATATTACTTTGCAACTTCCAATCTGTTTTCCGCCACCAAAACTGCCTTATACTTAGGTGTTTTTATTTCCGGTAACCAAGCAACCAACCCCCAGgcatctgcttcctgtttacatctgCTCGTGCATGCCTCTTGTGTGTGATCAGTCATGTGATAATTTTCAGGCGTGTTAGTATGGATTGAGAtcatttcaaaaaacaaaacttgagattgttttcccttttaaaatggtgttttaaaatgaaaacgtaagtgtggatgtggcctcaaactgtctctgtgtctggcTGCAGTTTGCGTTACTGTTGGACAGACTACATTGCAACAACCTGCCAGTCAGACTTAGTGAATGTGTTCTTTGAtttgtaaaattaaaatcatttcCCCCCCTACTAACTAGACGCTGTACCCGACGCTACAGGTTTACCGTACACAAGCTTCGACCATTCAAAAGCCCACTTCTACAGATATGATGAGCAGGTTTCGCTGTGCTTAGAAAGGCTAAGGTGAGTCTGTTATCTCTGGTGGATGCATCTAACAGTGTTCTGCATTTATTATGTCATACGATCCCTAAGAAATAAGACTGATAGACTAGATAAAATATGCTGCTATGTGTGTCAGACTTTCAAGTTAAACCTGATtctctgttttgtctttaaagTTCATCGCTTGCTGGAAAAGATAAGACGAAACTTACTCTCCAGGTAAGTCATACCAATAAACTGTCCTAGTGATATTTAGCATTGTCTGTCAGTAAAGTCTGTGTACTTAGTGAGTTTGTTAAGCCGGTTATGGATGCTTTGAAAGCAACTCGGCTCACAGGTTTGCACAGCCGTGCAAAACATGTCTCCAGGGACACATTTTTGAAGCCTGAACAAGTAATTTTCTACCCTTAACTGCTAAGCAAATACATGGCACAATGACATCTGCAGCAACAGCAGAATTCAGCACTCAGAGCTGGTTACTCTGGCTGCCTCACACTCGCAGAGAGATGGGGATAAGTGGGACAAGTACACACCAGCGAGGCATATAATCATCTTAATCTCTCGGCCAAACCACTAATTTCTCAGTAATTGAGGATTTTATAATTGTTTGAGAAAGTGTTTTTAACTAACAACTTGAGGCGAGATAGCCAAGATGTTgactctgtgtttgtggtgattAGTGCTGACTTGTAGGACATTTTTCCAGCCATCACACAACAGGGTATTTCtgtcaaacaaatgtttttattatctttGTTTCAAATTGACTAGTGCACCGGATGATTGCAATTTCCTGTGAGTGTCTTTTTCTTCTTGGCAAACTCACTAAAAGAAGAAAGACTAAGAAGAGCTAATAGTGACGGTGATCCCAGCATTTTCATTAGCAATGGCCGAAGTTTAACAAGTTGCCGTTCTTACAAATTTACATCTTGGCAGTTTTAATGCTGGCATCTGAAACACAGCTTGTTAAGCAATTTCAAGCCCACTAAACTGAAAATAGTGCCTACCTTGTCAGTTTTTGCTGGGCTTTTCCCTCTGTGGCTGAATCCTCCTGACAGGCCCATTTGTCGagggacgtgtgtgtgtgtgtgtgtgtgtgtgtgtgtgtgtttgtgtgtgtaacacAATGCCTAAATTGTACTGAATCAAGCCTTAAACAAAGGTCCTTGTGGGAGATTTTTAACTAAAACACACAGATGTCCACAGTGTTTCTTATCCACACTGCAAAGCCAATATTGTTGTACATGCTGCAGGGACTTCAGCCAGCCAGCAGAGGGCACCCTTGGTtaacacatgcatgtgtggtACCCCAAATCAGGGCTCAAATCAAgatttcagtttgtttgttttacatatttaacTATGGAAGATTTTAAGGATTCTTGACTTGTGAGGCCATCAGTCACTCTATGTTTCCATAGGAAGTGAGATGTTTTATTTCACATGGTCCAGATGTCAGTTTATATTCAAAGAGACCAGGATCTCGTCATTTCGGGTTTTTAATCTGGTTTTACAGTATGAGAAGATTATTACAAAGTCCCACAGGATGTAAATTAGGTGTTTAAGGCCCTGTCTAAACATATACAGATATTTACATATTATTTTTTCCCTAATGTTTTGGCCTTGTCCACACACAAGTTTAAGGTTTCTTAAatggagagtttttaaattgctttatAAGGTTGCAGATGTTTTAATACTCCAGTTTGTATCCGTGTTAATATGTAAAAGAGAGTGTTTAGAAATCTCCTCAATTCACGTATCTCCAGTGTTGCTCTGTGTCATGAGCATGCAACAGAAATAACAATATTGCCACCTAACTCACGGGTTTGTTTGCGTGATATGTCTGAGGTCTTAAGTCCATCAGAAACAGCAGTTTTGGATCAGACCCAGTCAAACTAGAAGGTGGTGGGACAATTTGGAGAGTGGGATTGTTGTCAGTGAGGAGTGGAAGGAAAACATAAGCATATCCAGGGCATCACTCATATGTTAAAATAAGTTCCTACATCCTTTTATCGAAAGGGAAACAACAGTGATGAGCTTTTCAGTAGGTGTTTAGGAAACACAGTGAGGCTGTGCACTTTCATGCCTTTGTGACATGGGAAGAATGTTGGAGGCCGCTAGCGCCAAAGAGCATGAGAAGTCGTTCTGCATTCTAGTGTGACAGATaaatttttgtaaaaaaaaaaaaaaggttgtgtgTTCATatcttttttgaaaaatgtctgtATACACGTAGACAGGGCTTTCGTGAAGTGATCTGGTGACCGCCACAAGCGTCATCATCATTATTCATCCTTGTCCTCTTTGACCACTATGAGAAATCaaaatgttgtttattgttgtgtctAATGTTTCCTTTTGGAATGGAAACACGAGGCTTCATTGGTTCCATTCCTGACTCTCGATATATGAACTAGTGTTTCACTCCACCCTCTGTGTGAACTTATAAAACAGGTTAGCTGGTAACATTTGGACTTAAATTTGACTCTTAACCTTTGTTTCATGCTTTTCTCTGTCCCCTGCACATCCAGTCAtaatccatgtttttttttaatgaggtggaaagttaaagaaaaaacattttgcacTGCATTCAGGTGGAAAAAGGAAGTTAAGCTTCACGAGTTAAGAGTGTATAATAAGTCAGTTGGGACCAGGAGTGTGCCACACCCTGTCGATACGCTGCTaccttcttattattattattattttcttttgtgctgGAAATGTGTTTGTCACAGAACAGTGTATAAGTTTGTGACTGTAAACTTTCAATACACATTATAAAAACTAATATTTCAATGCTGAAATTAAACACAGACTGTACTTCTTGTGTTGCAAGCAAACCTAAAGAGAGATTTTTTATATATCTGAccaacaaaacagagaaaatgtcaGTCTGCTCTGAACAATAAGTTACTTCTGCAACAGGTGGCTCCACAAGCAGCAAATCCAAACGCACAATGACTGATATGATTCCACAGTACACTTACATGTTAAATACTGAAGGAAATCAGGCATCTTAACTTGCTTTCTGAAAATAAAACTTACTCCATGTTGGTCACAAACGTTGGCGTATGAAACACAAATGTACAGCTGGTCATGATTTATGAGACTAACCTTCTTGATTTCAGCCTGTCACTGACTGATCATATTGCTCATCTGGAGTTTTACAGCCTGTTTGTTTGACcttgtctctgcagcagaagtTTGTTCGTTGTTCTGTGCGAGCGGAGGTGAGACACCTACGGAAAGTGCTTTGT
This region of Epinephelus fuscoguttatus linkage group LG9, E.fuscoguttatus.final_Chr_v1 genomic DNA includes:
- the pcgf1 gene encoding polycomb group RING finger protein 1 isoform X3, coding for MAEQGPMAIAMRLRNQLQSVYKLDPLRNEEEVKLKIKDLNEHIVCYLCAGYFIDATTITECLHTFCKSCIVKYLQTSKYCPMCNIKIHETQPLLNLKLDRVMQDIVYKLVPGLQESEDKRIKEFYQSRGLERVIQPAGDDAVPDATGLPYTSFDHSKAHFYRYDEQVSLCLERLSSSLAGKDKTKLTLQKFVRCSVRAEVRHLRKVLCHRLNVEKHQVQMLFNNESLPDHMTMKRLWLSHWFGKAQPLVLHYTIKDKRTR
- the pcgf1 gene encoding polycomb group RING finger protein 1 isoform X1, with the translated sequence MAEQGPMAIAMRLRNQLQSVYKLDPLRNEEEVKLKIKDLNEHIVCYLCAGYFIDATTITECLHTFCKSCIVKYLQTSKYCPMCNIKIHETQPLLNLKLDRVMQDIVYKLVPGLQESEDKRIKEFYQSRGLERVIQPAGDDAVPDATGLPYTSFDHSKAHFYRYDEQVSLCLERLSSSLAGKDKTKLTLQQKFVRCSVRAEVRHLRKVLCHRLNVEKHQVQMLFNNESLPDHMTMKRLWLSHWFGKAQPLVLHYTIKDKRTR
- the pcgf1 gene encoding polycomb group RING finger protein 1 isoform X2, with the translated sequence MAEQGPMAIAMRLRNQLQSVYKLDPLRNEEVKLKIKDLNEHIVCYLCAGYFIDATTITECLHTFCKSCIVKYLQTSKYCPMCNIKIHETQPLLNLKLDRVMQDIVYKLVPGLQESEDKRIKEFYQSRGLERVIQPAGDDAVPDATGLPYTSFDHSKAHFYRYDEQVSLCLERLSSSLAGKDKTKLTLQQKFVRCSVRAEVRHLRKVLCHRLNVEKHQVQMLFNNESLPDHMTMKRLWLSHWFGKAQPLVLHYTIKDKRTR